The following coding sequences lie in one Syntrophales bacterium genomic window:
- a CDS encoding chemotaxis protein CheA, translating to MSYESLINLLNDMASDYMFLTGPEVDVPAAGKFMNNLDKIAEKASEGKIDSVREVASWLNTLLEKIVLDALSDKEEGFSALGEGIALLQGIVDAYANSGKYSGNIFDFGSKISLLTGVALNEDGNNSAMQENRDPSAETADSEGKSPAEGGNKTSSGNKQQSAAELQIEDESLLHDFIVEGLEYIDEIEVNILNLEKDPDNKDYINAIFRPFHSIKGVASFLNLDQIRDLAHTLENLLDKARNGELAVTPPVIDVVLEGADALKVLIGHLKGRLEGNVSAGEDIDTDVPSLMKRVKLVQEGGNEPSGVKKIGEILLEDGVITNADLQEGLKSNAKKPGGKIGETLIKEGKATPKQVSQALRKQAEQAGDMSSIRVDTRKLDDLIDMVGELVINQTMVQEDIKKEANLDRNLSRDIGQLFRITSGLQRISTSLRMVPIKQTFQRMSRLVRDLAKNSGKAVNIDLVGEDTEIDRNMVDEIYNPLVHMVRNSVDHGLESPEERMKAGKTAEGMIRLSAYHRGGSVVIEISDDGRGLNKDKILDKAVRNGLIASGDGLSEQDIYRLIFMPGLSTAEKVTDVSGRGVGMDVVKQAVEKLRGKIDIESSPGKGSKFMAAFPLTMAIIDGMIIRAGSQHYILPMTAVRQALRPRREDCISVVGRGEMISAMGQLFPLVRLHVLFGIMPEHEDPWDAIVLVLESGNRSKCLLVDKIIGKAEVVIKNLGGGIGKVRGVSGGAILGDGRIGLILDAEGMFEMSETLQERQ from the coding sequence ATGTCTTATGAATCGTTAATTAATTTATTGAATGACATGGCTTCCGACTATATGTTTCTGACCGGGCCGGAGGTTGATGTGCCCGCTGCCGGCAAGTTTATGAACAACCTTGACAAGATTGCGGAGAAGGCCTCTGAAGGAAAAATAGATTCAGTCAGAGAGGTGGCAAGCTGGCTGAATACATTGCTGGAAAAAATTGTCCTGGATGCCTTGTCTGACAAAGAGGAGGGCTTTTCGGCATTGGGTGAAGGAATTGCCCTTTTGCAGGGCATAGTTGACGCCTATGCAAATTCCGGAAAATATAGCGGCAACATCTTTGATTTCGGGAGTAAAATATCATTGCTGACGGGGGTCGCTCTTAATGAAGACGGCAATAACTCGGCAATGCAGGAGAATAGAGATCCGAGTGCTGAAACTGCCGATAGCGAGGGGAAATCTCCTGCCGAAGGAGGCAATAAGACATCCTCCGGCAATAAACAGCAGTCTGCGGCGGAGTTGCAGATCGAGGATGAATCTTTATTGCATGATTTTATCGTAGAGGGGCTGGAGTACATTGATGAGATAGAGGTAAATATTCTTAATCTTGAGAAAGATCCGGATAATAAGGACTATATAAATGCTATCTTTCGCCCCTTTCATTCCATCAAGGGTGTGGCAAGCTTTCTTAATCTCGACCAAATCCGTGATCTGGCCCATACGCTGGAAAATCTGCTTGACAAGGCGAGGAATGGGGAACTGGCGGTAACCCCTCCGGTTATCGATGTTGTTTTGGAAGGGGCTGATGCGCTTAAAGTTCTTATCGGTCATCTGAAAGGCCGGCTGGAGGGGAATGTTTCTGCCGGGGAAGATATAGATACTGATGTTCCCTCCCTGATGAAAAGGGTTAAATTGGTTCAAGAAGGAGGAAATGAGCCTTCCGGAGTAAAAAAGATCGGCGAAATTCTACTTGAAGATGGGGTTATTACAAACGCCGATCTTCAAGAAGGGCTGAAAAGCAACGCGAAAAAACCTGGAGGGAAAATTGGCGAAACCCTGATAAAAGAAGGGAAGGCGACTCCAAAACAGGTTTCGCAGGCGCTGCGGAAACAGGCGGAGCAGGCGGGCGACATGTCGAGCATTCGGGTCGATACCAGAAAATTAGACGACCTGATTGACATGGTTGGGGAACTTGTTATCAATCAGACGATGGTTCAGGAAGATATCAAGAAAGAGGCTAATCTTGACCGTAATCTGAGCAGGGATATCGGTCAGCTTTTTCGGATCACCTCCGGGTTGCAGCGAATATCAACAAGCTTGCGCATGGTTCCCATTAAACAGACATTTCAGAGGATGTCGCGACTGGTTCGTGATCTTGCCAAAAATAGCGGCAAGGCAGTGAATATTGATCTCGTTGGCGAGGATACGGAAATTGACCGAAATATGGTTGATGAAATATACAATCCGCTGGTTCATATGGTTAGAAACTCTGTGGATCACGGCCTGGAAAGTCCCGAAGAGCGGATGAAGGCAGGCAAGACAGCGGAAGGGATGATTCGGCTGAGCGCATATCACCGCGGCGGCAGTGTAGTAATAGAAATCAGCGACGATGGAAGGGGTCTCAATAAGGATAAGATACTGGACAAGGCTGTCAGAAATGGGCTTATCGCCTCGGGGGACGGGCTTTCCGAGCAGGATATATACCGGCTGATTTTTATGCCGGGACTCTCAACGGCGGAAAAGGTAACGGATGTCTCCGGCCGGGGGGTGGGCATGGATGTCGTCAAACAGGCCGTCGAGAAATTGCGAGGGAAAATCGATATAGAAAGCTCTCCGGGGAAGGGTTCGAAATTTATGGCGGCTTTTCCTTTGACAATGGCGATTATTGATGGAATGATAATAAGGGCAGGCTCTCAGCATTACATCCTCCCGATGACTGCCGTGAGGCAGGCCTTGCGCCCCCGCAGGGAAGATTGTATCAGTGTTGTCGGCAGGGGAGAGATGATCAGCGCCATGGGCCAATTGTTTCCGCTTGTAAGGCTGCATGTGTTGTTTGGGATAATGCCCGAGCACGAAGACCCCTGGGATGCCATTGTCCTGGTGCTGGAAAGCGGAAACCGTTCAAAATGCCTTTTGGTTGACAAGATTATAGGCAAGGCAGAGGTGGTTATCAAGAACCTCGGCGGCGGCATTGGCAAGGTAAGGGGCGTCTCCGGCGGTGCAATTCTCGGGGATGGGAGGATTGGCCTGATTCTTGATGCGGAAGGGATGTTTGAAATGAGTGAAACTTTACAAGAGAGACAGTAA
- a CDS encoding chemotaxis protein CheD yields MFNKDVVLFEYLLLPGYIFLNAEPSLISTVLGSNVAVSLWDQNKKRGGMANYLYPDCGVGDAATSRYGNVAIRHLARMLVQEGTKRKDIKAQIFGGAETEERECIRIARRNVSIAKKIMLELRIEIISEDTGGSMGRKIVYNTEKNEAIVYKVNGLRGSDWYPYVNDRGEN; encoded by the coding sequence ATGTTTAATAAAGATGTTGTTTTGTTTGAGTATTTGCTGCTTCCGGGATATATTTTTCTGAACGCAGAGCCCTCTTTGATATCAACGGTGCTTGGTTCGAATGTTGCCGTTTCCCTGTGGGATCAAAATAAAAAACGTGGCGGTATGGCAAATTATCTCTATCCGGACTGCGGTGTTGGCGATGCCGCAACATCGCGATATGGGAATGTTGCAATAAGGCATCTGGCCAGAATGCTGGTGCAGGAAGGAACAAAGAGAAAAGATATCAAGGCCCAGATATTTGGGGGCGCCGAGACAGAAGAGCGGGAGTGTATTCGTATTGCCCGCAGAAATGTAAGTATTGCAAAAAAGATCATGCTTGAACTTCGCATTGAGATTATTTCGGAAGATACGGGGGGAAGTATGGGCCGAAAGATTGTTTACAATACCGAAAAAAATGAGGCGATTGTTTACAAGGTAAACGGTTTGCGCGGCAGCGATTGGTATCCATACGTGAATGACAGGGGTGAAAATTGA
- a CDS encoding response regulator → MGKEIKILVVDDFATMRKVVKNLLKQAGFENVVEAEDGVAAMRVLKSQRIDFIVSDWNMPNMTGIELLKAVRADQDLASTPFLMVTAEALQDNVVAAVKAGVSNYIVKPFTAEVLNEKIMKIMEKMNQ, encoded by the coding sequence ATGGGAAAAGAGATAAAAATTTTGGTAGTCGATGATTTTGCGACGATGAGAAAGGTAGTGAAAAATCTGTTAAAACAGGCTGGTTTTGAAAATGTTGTAGAGGCGGAAGACGGAGTTGCGGCGATGCGCGTTCTGAAATCGCAGAGGATTGATTTTATTGTTTCCGATTGGAATATGCCCAACATGACGGGGATTGAACTTCTGAAAGCTGTCCGGGCCGACCAGGACCTGGCCAGCACCCCTTTTTTGATGGTTACCGCAGAAGCTCTGCAGGATAATGTGGTTGCCGCTGTAAAAGCCGGGGTTAGCAATTACATTGTCAAACCGTTTACCGCAGAGGTTCTCAACGAGAAGATTATGAAAATTATGGAAAAAATGAACCAGTAA
- a CDS encoding PilZ domain-containing protein, whose amino-acid sequence MPGIEEDNKQHDREFSRIKTALSMRMRVVSAEEKAAMEGRIGGISEIQFNPPQPLSDPALYEWVKFLDAKLDQILQLIFENKKECQMPMEVCDLSGGGMSTLSQEQFAPGDTLEISILYPFSPPQILRLYGDVLRSEKSADGYWTAVKFTMIDDSTRDKIFKLVFEKEREIIRSKRGE is encoded by the coding sequence ATGCCGGGGATTGAAGAAGATAACAAGCAACATGATCGTGAATTTTCACGCATAAAAACAGCTCTTTCCATGAGAATGCGCGTTGTATCTGCTGAGGAGAAGGCTGCCATGGAAGGCCGGATAGGGGGAATTTCGGAAATCCAGTTTAATCCTCCCCAGCCTTTAAGCGACCCTGCGCTTTATGAGTGGGTAAAATTTCTTGATGCAAAGTTAGACCAGATTTTACAGTTAATCTTTGAAAACAAGAAAGAATGTCAAATGCCCATGGAAGTATGCGATCTAAGTGGAGGCGGCATGAGCACCCTCTCGCAGGAGCAGTTTGCCCCAGGCGACACCCTGGAAATAAGCATCCTTTATCCTTTTTCTCCGCCGCAGATACTGCGCTTGTATGGAGATGTCTTACGTTCAGAAAAAAGCGCAGACGGTTATTGGACTGCGGTAAAGTTCACCATGATCGATGATTCGACCCGGGATAAGATATTTAAGCTGGTCTTCGAAAAGGAACGAGAAATTATTCGGAGCAAAAGAGGAGAATAG
- a CDS encoding chemotaxis response regulator protein-glutamate methylesterase has protein sequence MNKIRVLIVDDSAIVRKIFSEELSKYPDIEVIGTAPDPYVARDKIVSLKPDVITLDIEMPRMDGITFLKKLMRYYPLPTIVVSSLTTRGGKLTLEAIDSGAVDVIAKPGASYTVGDMSAQLAEKIRAAARAKIVKKDIGGAEAIKQQPIKALAQTSNKVIAVGASTGGTEALKVLMTQMPPNSPGMVIVQHMPANFTTAFAERLNGICQISVREAKDGDRLSNGLALIAPGNYHMLLRRSGAVYYVEVKTGPMVHHQRPAVDVLFKSTAQYAGANAIGVILTGMGADGAAGLLEMKNMGAGTVAQDENSCVVFGMPKEAIKLGAVDKILPIEQIAAQIIRMV, from the coding sequence TTGAATAAGATCCGGGTTCTTATCGTTGATGATTCGGCGATAGTCAGAAAAATATTTTCCGAGGAATTATCAAAATATCCTGATATAGAGGTTATAGGAACAGCGCCGGATCCGTATGTTGCCAGGGACAAGATTGTCAGTCTCAAACCGGATGTAATCACACTGGACATAGAAATGCCGCGGATGGATGGCATTACATTCCTGAAGAAATTGATGAGATACTATCCTTTGCCGACTATTGTCGTAAGCTCGCTTACAACAAGGGGGGGGAAATTGACGCTGGAGGCGATCGATTCCGGGGCGGTTGACGTCATCGCCAAACCGGGAGCTTCCTACACTGTGGGCGATATGAGCGCGCAGCTTGCCGAGAAAATCAGGGCGGCGGCCCGGGCAAAAATTGTAAAAAAGGACATTGGCGGCGCCGAGGCGATAAAACAGCAGCCTATAAAGGCCCTTGCCCAGACATCGAATAAGGTAATTGCAGTCGGCGCCTCTACCGGCGGCACGGAGGCCCTGAAAGTCCTTATGACGCAGATGCCGCCCAACTCTCCCGGCATGGTCATCGTGCAGCACATGCCGGCAAATTTTACGACCGCCTTTGCCGAAAGGCTCAACGGCATCTGCCAGATTTCCGTCAGAGAGGCGAAGGACGGCGACAGGCTTAGCAATGGCTTGGCGTTGATTGCCCCGGGCAATTATCATATGCTGCTCCGCAGAAGCGGCGCTGTGTATTATGTGGAAGTAAAAACCGGTCCCATGGTCCACCATCAGCGGCCGGCGGTTGATGTGCTATTTAAATCGACGGCTCAATACGCGGGGGCAAATGCGATCGGGGTTATTCTTACCGGTATGGGCGCCGATGGCGCAGCCGGTCTTTTGGAGATGAAGAATATGGGGGCCGGGACCGTTGCCCAGGATGAAAATAGTTGTGTCGTATTTGGCATGCCCAAAGAAGCCATTAAATTGGGCGCCGTGGATAAAATATTGCCGATTGAGCAGATTGCCGCTCAAATAATAAGGATGGTGTAA
- a CDS encoding rod shape-determining protein, whose amino-acid sequence MLFDFILGKFSNDLAIDLGTANTLVYVKGKGIVLNEPSVVAVHQNARGEKKVLAVGAEAKKMLGRTPGNIVAIRPMRDGVIADFDITEAMLRHFILSVHNRRALVRPRIIVSIPSGITQVEKRAVRETVESAGAREIYLIEEPMAAAIGAGLPVTEPISSMVVDIGGGTTEVAVISLTGIVYSKSVRVAGDRLDEDIVQYIKHKYSLLIGERTGEIIKTTIGNAYPDPEGEVRTMEIKGRDLISGIPKILEINSGEIREAIGESLGLIVDAVKNALENAPPELSGDIADRGIVLTGGGALLRNLDLLIKEETGLPTIIADDPLTTVARGAGMALDHIDILKEVTFQT is encoded by the coding sequence TTGCTTTTTGATTTTATTTTGGGGAAATTTTCCAACGACCTGGCGATTGACCTGGGAACGGCCAACACGCTGGTTTATGTCAAGGGAAAGGGGATTGTGCTCAACGAACCCTCCGTTGTCGCCGTTCACCAGAATGCCCGCGGGGAAAAGAAGGTGCTGGCGGTAGGCGCCGAGGCCAAGAAGATGCTGGGAAGAACCCCCGGCAACATCGTCGCCATCCGCCCCATGCGCGACGGGGTAATCGCCGATTTCGACATCACCGAGGCGATGCTCCGCCATTTCATCCTGAGCGTTCACAACCGGCGCGCCCTCGTTCGCCCCCGCATCATCGTTTCCATCCCCTCGGGGATAACGCAGGTGGAGAAGCGCGCCGTCCGGGAGACGGTGGAATCCGCAGGCGCCCGGGAGATATACCTGATCGAGGAACCGATGGCGGCGGCCATCGGGGCGGGTTTGCCGGTAACCGAGCCGATCAGTTCGATGGTTGTCGATATCGGCGGCGGGACAACCGAGGTGGCGGTGATCTCGCTTACCGGCATCGTCTATTCCAAGTCGGTCCGGGTAGCCGGCGACAGGCTGGACGAAGATATTGTTCAGTACATAAAGCACAAGTACAGTCTGCTTATCGGCGAGCGCACCGGAGAGATCATCAAGACAACCATCGGCAACGCCTACCCCGATCCGGAGGGGGAAGTCCGCACGATGGAGATAAAGGGGCGGGATCTGATCTCCGGCATCCCCAAAATCCTGGAGATAAACTCCGGCGAAATCCGCGAGGCGATCGGCGAATCGCTCGGCCTGATCGTCGATGCGGTGAAAAACGCCCTCGAGAATGCGCCGCCTGAACTCTCCGGCGACATTGCCGACCGGGGAATCGTGCTGACCGGCGGCGGCGCGCTCCTCAGAAACCTCGACCTGCTGATCAAAGAGGAAACGGGGCTTCCGACCATCATCGCCGACGACCCGCTCACCACCGTCGCCCGGGGCGCCGGTATGGCACTGGATCACATCGATATCCTCAAAGAGGTCACCTTTCAAACATGA
- a CDS encoding response regulator → MSFNVLIVDDSNAMRSVIKKIISISGFRMDNCLEAGNGKEALSILAKEWVDVIISDINMPEMSGLEMLSRLKKDDLYRQIPVIMISTEGSEERIHEAFALGAGGFIKKPFVPEELKRKLHEIIGVGNDGEYENDKEDSSELDF, encoded by the coding sequence ATGTCGTTCAATGTACTGATTGTCGATGACTCGAATGCCATGCGGTCGGTTATCAAGAAGATTATTTCGATTTCCGGTTTCCGGATGGATAATTGCCTTGAGGCAGGAAATGGCAAAGAGGCATTGTCAATATTGGCCAAAGAGTGGGTGGATGTAATAATTTCCGATATCAACATGCCGGAGATGAGTGGCCTGGAGATGCTTTCACGACTGAAGAAGGATGACCTTTACAGGCAAATTCCGGTGATCATGATATCGACCGAGGGTAGCGAAGAAAGAATACATGAGGCCTTTGCCCTGGGCGCCGGAGGATTCATCAAGAAACCGTTTGTGCCGGAGGAGCTGAAACGAAAGTTGCACGAAATTATTGGGGTAGGCAATGATGGAGAATATGAAAATGATAAGGAAGACTCTTCAGAACTCGATTTTTGA
- a CDS encoding chemotaxis protein CheX translates to MIRKTLQNSIFDVFEKMFFVFLERSDIKHLKYRWAASISFSGYKSGKLIVYFSEGIAEVMAQNMLNIAAGELTEKLREDCIKESVNMICGNFLGKFDSSRVFDLSLPLFDAVAGETVTDDNGDDKIVFHFESGSGMLGVVLMFS, encoded by the coding sequence ATGATAAGGAAGACTCTTCAGAACTCGATTTTTGATGTTTTTGAGAAGATGTTTTTTGTGTTTCTTGAGCGTTCAGATATTAAACATCTTAAATATCGTTGGGCTGCTTCAATAAGTTTTTCCGGATATAAGAGCGGTAAACTTATTGTCTATTTTTCAGAGGGGATCGCCGAGGTTATGGCTCAGAACATGCTGAACATTGCGGCTGGCGAACTAACGGAAAAGTTGCGGGAGGACTGTATTAAAGAGTCAGTGAATATGATATGCGGCAATTTTCTCGGAAAATTTGACTCCTCCCGAGTTTTTGATCTTTCCCTGCCCCTTTTTGATGCAGTTGCCGGAGAAACAGTAACAGATGATAACGGGGACGATAAAATTGTCTTCCACTTTGAATCCGGCAGCGGTATGCTGGGAGTCGTTTTAATGTTCAGTTGA
- a CDS encoding HDOD domain-containing protein: MRTMRIDEILKSVDKLPSFPLTVFKVGELLRTDDYSASDIVDLIKYDQAIAANIVKMSNSPYFGARQRIGSLRDAVVFLGRENLLRIVQTAGVSRFFKKEGRGYVEKAREIWEHSVAVALMSQILSRKIFKKEDGKLYLSALLHDVGKMVMGELVYDSFAEISKLVSGGGYSFLEAEKEIIGIDHAELGGKIAEKWNFPRDVVDAISFHHRPDLLEGDENMMAWLVYLADQVCLISGYTGGFDGLAHRGVNEIMEKFDFHERDLELGMIQLVEELKHAEEVLGIV, translated from the coding sequence ATGCGAACTATGAGGATAGACGAGATTCTTAAATCTGTTGATAAGCTGCCTTCCTTCCCGCTTACGGTTTTCAAGGTTGGCGAGCTACTCCGTACCGATGATTATTCCGCCTCAGATATTGTAGATTTGATCAAATATGATCAGGCAATAGCTGCCAACATTGTAAAAATGAGCAATTCTCCATACTTCGGAGCGCGGCAGAGGATTGGCTCGCTGCGGGACGCCGTTGTTTTTTTAGGCAGGGAAAATCTGCTGCGAATTGTTCAGACTGCCGGCGTTTCGCGTTTTTTCAAAAAGGAAGGCCGGGGATATGTGGAAAAGGCGCGCGAGATTTGGGAACACTCGGTTGCCGTTGCTTTGATGTCTCAGATACTCTCGCGAAAAATATTCAAGAAAGAGGATGGCAAGCTTTATTTGTCCGCCCTTCTGCACGACGTTGGGAAGATGGTTATGGGGGAGCTGGTTTACGACTCATTTGCTGAAATTTCAAAGCTTGTTTCCGGTGGGGGTTATTCCTTTCTTGAGGCGGAGAAGGAGATTATCGGCATAGATCATGCCGAATTGGGGGGAAAAATCGCCGAAAAATGGAACTTCCCAAGGGACGTCGTCGATGCAATCTCTTTTCATCACCGCCCGGATTTACTGGAAGGCGACGAAAATATGATGGCCTGGCTTGTTTATCTTGCCGATCAGGTGTGCCTGATTTCCGGATACACGGGGGGGTTTGACGGTCTTGCACACAGAGGGGTAAATGAAATTATGGAAAAATTTGACTTTCATGAAAGAGACCTTGAGTTGGGGATGATTCAGCTTGTCGAAGAATTGAAACATGCCGAAGAGGTCCTGGGCATTGTATAG
- a CDS encoding chemotaxis protein CheD, with translation MSEIVVGIADIKVSNNLNDVLVTYALGSCIAVILYDPTVKVGGLLHYMLPDSSLDVTKAQENPAMFADTGIPLLFKSCYKLGAEKRRIIVKIAGGARILDDSNYFRIGEKNIMALRKMLWKNNVLIDKEDTGKNYNRTVRLDIATGLAQVKGKEGRLCEL, from the coding sequence ATGAGCGAAATAGTGGTCGGGATTGCTGATATAAAGGTCAGCAATAACTTAAACGATGTTTTAGTGACTTATGCCCTTGGTTCGTGCATTGCGGTTATCTTATATGACCCGACGGTGAAGGTCGGTGGACTTTTACATTATATGTTGCCGGATTCCAGCCTTGATGTAACCAAGGCGCAGGAAAATCCCGCAATGTTTGCCGACACCGGCATCCCTCTTTTATTTAAATCCTGTTATAAACTGGGCGCTGAAAAGAGGCGGATTATAGTAAAAATCGCCGGCGGCGCCAGAATCCTTGACGATTCCAACTATTTTCGCATCGGCGAGAAAAACATTATGGCGCTCAGGAAAATGCTCTGGAAAAACAACGTTCTGATAGACAAGGAGGATACTGGTAAAAACTATAATCGTACCGTGCGTTTAGACATTGCAACCGGTTTGGCGCAGGTTAAAGGAAAGGAGGGGAGGTTATGCGAACTATGA
- a CDS encoding chemotaxis protein CheX: MDVKIINAFLDGTINVIKTMAFVEPIAGNPYLKKDAVAHGDISGIIGLAGSVKGSLALSFEEPCILEIVSSMLGEKITGINAEICDAVGEITNMVSGAARKNMEATGFSIYSALPTVISGKDHNITHVMGGPSIIIPFTTASGSFVVDICIVEAK, translated from the coding sequence ATGGATGTAAAAATTATTAATGCCTTTCTGGACGGGACAATCAACGTTATTAAAACCATGGCCTTTGTAGAGCCGATAGCGGGGAACCCATATTTAAAAAAGGATGCTGTGGCGCACGGCGATATAAGCGGCATTATCGGGTTGGCAGGCTCCGTTAAAGGTTCTTTGGCCCTGAGCTTCGAGGAGCCTTGTATTTTGGAAATTGTTTCCAGCATGTTGGGTGAGAAGATAACCGGGATAAATGCCGAGATATGCGATGCAGTTGGGGAGATTACCAACATGGTTTCCGGGGCCGCGCGAAAAAACATGGAGGCCACGGGATTTTCCATCTACTCAGCCCTGCCGACGGTCATCTCCGGAAAGGATCATAATATAACCCATGTGATGGGAGGACCGAGCATCATCATCCCGTTTACGACAGCGTCAGGTTCATTTGTCGTTGATATATGCATCGTCGAAGCAAAGTAG
- the motA gene encoding flagellar motor stator protein MotA yields the protein MFAIIGFLIVTGAVVGGYLLEHGNLSILFQPTELLIIGGAALGSLVVAAPLKTIKLLVASVIKVFTYKSYTKNDYIEVLLLLNAIFYKIRQQGLVAVESDVDNPEESAIFKQYPGILKKHHTLTFITDTLRTVMTTTIPPHELEALMDNELEAHHEETIMPSDLLSFVADSLPGLGIVAAVLGIVITMGKISEPPEVIGHSVGAALVGTFLGILLSYGYVGPLARNISLLAAEDLQYLTVIKVSLLSFIGSGAAPKVAIEFGRRVAPGDAKPTFTEMEEALRAKK from the coding sequence ATGTTTGCAATAATTGGCTTCCTAATCGTTACGGGCGCTGTTGTCGGCGGCTATCTTCTCGAACACGGCAATCTTTCCATTCTTTTTCAGCCGACAGAACTGCTGATAATCGGCGGAGCAGCTCTGGGCTCCCTTGTCGTCGCCGCTCCGCTCAAAACAATCAAACTTCTTGTCGCCTCCGTCATAAAAGTTTTCACTTACAAATCATATACGAAAAATGATTACATCGAAGTGCTGCTCCTGCTCAATGCCATATTTTACAAGATAAGACAGCAGGGGCTTGTGGCGGTCGAATCCGACGTTGACAATCCCGAGGAAAGCGCTATTTTCAAACAATATCCGGGAATCCTTAAAAAACATCATACGCTGACATTTATAACCGACACGCTCCGCACCGTCATGACGACGACAATCCCGCCGCACGAACTGGAAGCGCTCATGGACAATGAATTGGAAGCCCATCATGAGGAAACAATTATGCCTTCGGATCTGCTGAGCTTTGTCGCCGATTCGCTTCCCGGTCTTGGCATAGTAGCCGCTGTTCTTGGGATCGTCATCACAATGGGGAAAATAAGCGAGCCGCCGGAAGTTATTGGTCATAGCGTTGGCGCTGCCCTGGTTGGAACGTTTTTGGGAATCCTGCTGAGCTATGGCTATGTGGGACCTTTGGCAAGAAACATCTCCCTCCTTGCCGCGGAAGACTTGCAGTACCTTACGGTAATCAAGGTTTCCCTGCTTTCCTTCATCGGCAGCGGCGCCGCTCCCAAAGTGGCAATCGAATTCGGCCGAAGGGTTGCGCCCGGGGATGCCAAACCTACTTTTACAGAGATGGAAGAAGCTCTGCGGGCAAAGAAATAG
- a CDS encoding OmpA family protein, translated as MEKNSQPIIIKKKKGGHAGHHGGAWKVAYADFVTALMAFFLVMWLVASVAPEKKARVAQYMRNYSIFAESGKSFMTGTSQVLNQPDKGFRPTPQDTVRGSGGGGVTQEEMVKKMKKAIEEKLASVKNQVTVDIIEGGVRVQITDTEGGMMFPSGSADLTEKAKEILRIVAENIKNVPNRIAVEGHTDAAPFKGAERTNWELSTARASAARRMLEEYGIESSRIARVVGYADQELIVPENPNDPRNRRISIILINDKSTPPAEAPLTK; from the coding sequence ATGGAGAAAAATTCTCAACCAATAATCATCAAGAAAAAAAAGGGCGGCCACGCCGGACATCATGGCGGGGCGTGGAAGGTCGCCTATGCGGACTTCGTTACCGCGCTTATGGCATTTTTTCTGGTCATGTGGCTGGTTGCCTCGGTAGCCCCGGAAAAAAAGGCTCGAGTTGCACAATATATGAGAAATTACAGCATCTTTGCTGAATCGGGAAAATCCTTCATGACAGGCACTTCTCAGGTATTGAACCAGCCGGACAAGGGCTTTAGACCAACGCCCCAGGATACTGTCCGGGGCAGTGGCGGAGGGGGAGTGACGCAGGAGGAGATGGTAAAGAAAATGAAGAAAGCCATCGAAGAAAAGCTCGCATCGGTAAAGAATCAGGTTACCGTCGATATCATTGAGGGGGGAGTAAGGGTACAGATAACCGACACGGAGGGGGGAATGATGTTCCCTTCCGGCAGCGCCGATCTAACCGAAAAGGCAAAAGAAATATTGAGAATCGTGGCAGAAAACATAAAAAATGTCCCTAATCGCATTGCCGTCGAAGGCCACACCGACGCCGCACCCTTCAAGGGCGCCGAGAGGACAAACTGGGAACTTTCCACCGCTCGCGCCTCCGCCGCCCGAAGGATGCTGGAAGAATACGGCATTGAATCGTCAAGGATAGCGCGCGTCGTTGGCTATGCCGATCAGGAATTGATCGTGCCTGAGAATCCCAATGATCCCAGAAACCGCCGGATCAGCATCATTCTTATAAACGACAAATCTACACCCCCGGCTGAAGCGCCGCTTACCAAATAA